One Ascaphus truei isolate aAscTru1 chromosome 9, aAscTru1.hap1, whole genome shotgun sequence genomic region harbors:
- the OLFML3 gene encoding olfactomedin-like protein 3 isoform X4: protein MENTNVRVDRLEREVDYMETQNPAPPCVEVDEKLTELQNKKKKKYEKLTEPTSHVIIGCPTAEIHGNEETDVAINPPTIRKSYCSDTISQVSAMKILKRFGSTSGLWTKDPVGNSEKVYIFDGVGNDTVFVFSRMKEFTLSSSSRKAAKIKLPFPWIGTGHVVYQGNLYYIRHEQDNEFQVIKFNLANKTVVDSAVLPIEEQVPVYGLSQFSYIDIVADEEGLWAIYATKENEKNICLAKIDPSNLGIEQMWDTPCPIENAESAFVVCGALYVVYNTKLPSRSRIQCVFDVSGTISSENVPIIYFPKRYGSHSSMKYNPKEKQIYAWDDGYQIIYKLTMKSKEDLD from the exons ATGGAGAATACCAACGTACGAGTGGATCggttggagagagaggtggaCTATATGGAGACCCAAAACCCAGCGCCCCCGTGTGTGGAGGTGGATGAAAAGCTGACAGAGCTGCAaaacaagaagaagaagaaatacgAGAAACTTACAG AACCTACCTCTCATGTTATAATAGGTTGCCCCACGGCTGAGATTCATGGAAATGAGGAGACAGATGTGGCGATAAATCCTCCTACCATCCGGAAATCCT ACTGCAGTGACACAATATCTCAAGTCAGTGCCATGAAAATTCTGAAGCGCTTTGGGTCCACCTCTGGCCTGTGGACCAAGGATCCGGTGGGGAATTCAGAGAAGGTCTACATATTTGACGGAGTCGGTAATGACACAGTGTTTGTGTTCTCTCGGATGAAAGAATTCACACTGTCCTCCTCTTCCCGCAAGGCAGCTAAAATCAAACTCCCTTTCCCCTGGATCGGTACCGGACATGTGGTTTACCAGGGCAACCTCTACTACATACGACATGAGCAAGACAATGAATTCCAGGTCATCAAGTTCAACTTGGCCAACAAGACAGTGGTTGACAGTGCCGTGCTACCAATAGAAGAACAAGTGCCAGTATATGGTCTTTCCCAGTTTAGCTACATAGATATAGTAGCGGATGAAGAAGGACTATGGGCCATCTATGCCACCAAGGAGAATGAGAAGAACATCTGCTTAGCCAAGATAGATCCAAGTAACCTTGGCATTGAGCAGATGTGGGATACTCCTTGCCCCATAGAAAATGCAGAGAGTGCTTTTGTGGTCTGCGGTGCCCTCTACGTAGTGTACAATACCAAGCTCCCTAGCCGGTCTCGCATCCAATGTGTGTTTGACGTCAGTGGCACCATATCTAGTGAGAATGTCCCCATTATTTACTTCCCAAAGAGATACGGATCCCATTCCAGTATGAAGTATAATCCCAAGGAGAAGCAGATCTATGCTTGGGATGACGGTTACCAAATCATATACAAACTGACCATGAAATCCAAAGAAGATCTGGATTAG
- the OLFML3 gene encoding olfactomedin-like protein 3 isoform X1, with amino-acid sequence MAGIVLLTCALLSFATTITGQGQQVFLEYMQGRIGVLEERITQWHDQSSRYSSELREFKNKVLTLLENIEKERESLRNEMENTNVRVDRLEREVDYMETQNPAPPCVEVDEKLTELQNKKKKKYEKLTEPTSHVIIGCPTAEIHGNEETDVAINPPTIRKSYCSDTISQVSAMKILKRFGSTSGLWTKDPVGNSEKVYIFDGVGNDTVFVFSRMKEFTLSSSSRKAAKIKLPFPWIGTGHVVYQGNLYYIRHEQDNEFQVIKFNLANKTVVDSAVLPIEEQVPVYGLSQFSYIDIVADEEGLWAIYATKENEKNICLAKIDPSNLGIEQMWDTPCPIENAESAFVVCGALYVVYNTKLPSRSRIQCVFDVSGTISSENVPIIYFPKRYGSHSSMKYNPKEKQIYAWDDGYQIIYKLTMKSKEDLD; translated from the exons ATGGCTGGGATTGTGTTACTGACCTGCGCACTCCTTTCTTTTGCCACCACTATCACTGGCCAGGGGCAGCAGGTTTTCCTGGAGTACATGCAAGGAAGGATAGGAGTTTTAGAG GAGAGAATCACACAGTGGCATGATCAAAGCAGTCGCTATAGCTCGGAGCTGCGCGAGTTCAAAAACAAGGTGCTAACATTGTTGGAGAACATTGAGAAGGAACGAGAGTCCCTCAGAAATGAGATGGAGAATACCAACGTACGAGTGGATCggttggagagagaggtggaCTATATGGAGACCCAAAACCCAGCGCCCCCGTGTGTGGAGGTGGATGAAAAGCTGACAGAGCTGCAaaacaagaagaagaagaaatacgAGAAACTTACAG AACCTACCTCTCATGTTATAATAGGTTGCCCCACGGCTGAGATTCATGGAAATGAGGAGACAGATGTGGCGATAAATCCTCCTACCATCCGGAAATCCT ACTGCAGTGACACAATATCTCAAGTCAGTGCCATGAAAATTCTGAAGCGCTTTGGGTCCACCTCTGGCCTGTGGACCAAGGATCCGGTGGGGAATTCAGAGAAGGTCTACATATTTGACGGAGTCGGTAATGACACAGTGTTTGTGTTCTCTCGGATGAAAGAATTCACACTGTCCTCCTCTTCCCGCAAGGCAGCTAAAATCAAACTCCCTTTCCCCTGGATCGGTACCGGACATGTGGTTTACCAGGGCAACCTCTACTACATACGACATGAGCAAGACAATGAATTCCAGGTCATCAAGTTCAACTTGGCCAACAAGACAGTGGTTGACAGTGCCGTGCTACCAATAGAAGAACAAGTGCCAGTATATGGTCTTTCCCAGTTTAGCTACATAGATATAGTAGCGGATGAAGAAGGACTATGGGCCATCTATGCCACCAAGGAGAATGAGAAGAACATCTGCTTAGCCAAGATAGATCCAAGTAACCTTGGCATTGAGCAGATGTGGGATACTCCTTGCCCCATAGAAAATGCAGAGAGTGCTTTTGTGGTCTGCGGTGCCCTCTACGTAGTGTACAATACCAAGCTCCCTAGCCGGTCTCGCATCCAATGTGTGTTTGACGTCAGTGGCACCATATCTAGTGAGAATGTCCCCATTATTTACTTCCCAAAGAGATACGGATCCCATTCCAGTATGAAGTATAATCCCAAGGAGAAGCAGATCTATGCTTGGGATGACGGTTACCAAATCATATACAAACTGACCATGAAATCCAAAGAAGATCTGGATTAG
- the OLFML3 gene encoding olfactomedin-like protein 3 isoform X3: MAGIVLLTCALLSFATTITGQGQQVFLEYMQGRIGVLEERITQWHDQSSRYSSELREFKNKVLTLLENIEKERESLRNEMENTNVRVDRLEREVDYMETQNPAPPCVEVDEKLTELQNKKKKKYEKLTDCSDTISQVSAMKILKRFGSTSGLWTKDPVGNSEKVYIFDGVGNDTVFVFSRMKEFTLSSSSRKAAKIKLPFPWIGTGHVVYQGNLYYIRHEQDNEFQVIKFNLANKTVVDSAVLPIEEQVPVYGLSQFSYIDIVADEEGLWAIYATKENEKNICLAKIDPSNLGIEQMWDTPCPIENAESAFVVCGALYVVYNTKLPSRSRIQCVFDVSGTISSENVPIIYFPKRYGSHSSMKYNPKEKQIYAWDDGYQIIYKLTMKSKEDLD; the protein is encoded by the exons ATGGCTGGGATTGTGTTACTGACCTGCGCACTCCTTTCTTTTGCCACCACTATCACTGGCCAGGGGCAGCAGGTTTTCCTGGAGTACATGCAAGGAAGGATAGGAGTTTTAGAG GAGAGAATCACACAGTGGCATGATCAAAGCAGTCGCTATAGCTCGGAGCTGCGCGAGTTCAAAAACAAGGTGCTAACATTGTTGGAGAACATTGAGAAGGAACGAGAGTCCCTCAGAAATGAGATGGAGAATACCAACGTACGAGTGGATCggttggagagagaggtggaCTATATGGAGACCCAAAACCCAGCGCCCCCGTGTGTGGAGGTGGATGAAAAGCTGACAGAGCTGCAaaacaagaagaagaagaaatacgAGAAACTTACAG ACTGCAGTGACACAATATCTCAAGTCAGTGCCATGAAAATTCTGAAGCGCTTTGGGTCCACCTCTGGCCTGTGGACCAAGGATCCGGTGGGGAATTCAGAGAAGGTCTACATATTTGACGGAGTCGGTAATGACACAGTGTTTGTGTTCTCTCGGATGAAAGAATTCACACTGTCCTCCTCTTCCCGCAAGGCAGCTAAAATCAAACTCCCTTTCCCCTGGATCGGTACCGGACATGTGGTTTACCAGGGCAACCTCTACTACATACGACATGAGCAAGACAATGAATTCCAGGTCATCAAGTTCAACTTGGCCAACAAGACAGTGGTTGACAGTGCCGTGCTACCAATAGAAGAACAAGTGCCAGTATATGGTCTTTCCCAGTTTAGCTACATAGATATAGTAGCGGATGAAGAAGGACTATGGGCCATCTATGCCACCAAGGAGAATGAGAAGAACATCTGCTTAGCCAAGATAGATCCAAGTAACCTTGGCATTGAGCAGATGTGGGATACTCCTTGCCCCATAGAAAATGCAGAGAGTGCTTTTGTGGTCTGCGGTGCCCTCTACGTAGTGTACAATACCAAGCTCCCTAGCCGGTCTCGCATCCAATGTGTGTTTGACGTCAGTGGCACCATATCTAGTGAGAATGTCCCCATTATTTACTTCCCAAAGAGATACGGATCCCATTCCAGTATGAAGTATAATCCCAAGGAGAAGCAGATCTATGCTTGGGATGACGGTTACCAAATCATATACAAACTGACCATGAAATCCAAAGAAGATCTGGATTAG
- the OLFML3 gene encoding olfactomedin-like protein 3 isoform X2, producing the protein MAGIVLLTCALLSFATTITGQGQQVFLEYMQGRIGVLEERITQWHDQSSRYSSELREFKNKVLTLLENIEKERESLRNEMENTNVRVDRLEREVDYMETQNPAPPCVEVDEKLTELQNKKKKKYEKLTGCPTAEIHGNEETDVAINPPTIRKSYCSDTISQVSAMKILKRFGSTSGLWTKDPVGNSEKVYIFDGVGNDTVFVFSRMKEFTLSSSSRKAAKIKLPFPWIGTGHVVYQGNLYYIRHEQDNEFQVIKFNLANKTVVDSAVLPIEEQVPVYGLSQFSYIDIVADEEGLWAIYATKENEKNICLAKIDPSNLGIEQMWDTPCPIENAESAFVVCGALYVVYNTKLPSRSRIQCVFDVSGTISSENVPIIYFPKRYGSHSSMKYNPKEKQIYAWDDGYQIIYKLTMKSKEDLD; encoded by the exons ATGGCTGGGATTGTGTTACTGACCTGCGCACTCCTTTCTTTTGCCACCACTATCACTGGCCAGGGGCAGCAGGTTTTCCTGGAGTACATGCAAGGAAGGATAGGAGTTTTAGAG GAGAGAATCACACAGTGGCATGATCAAAGCAGTCGCTATAGCTCGGAGCTGCGCGAGTTCAAAAACAAGGTGCTAACATTGTTGGAGAACATTGAGAAGGAACGAGAGTCCCTCAGAAATGAGATGGAGAATACCAACGTACGAGTGGATCggttggagagagaggtggaCTATATGGAGACCCAAAACCCAGCGCCCCCGTGTGTGGAGGTGGATGAAAAGCTGACAGAGCTGCAaaacaagaagaagaagaaatacgAGAAACTTACAG GTTGCCCCACGGCTGAGATTCATGGAAATGAGGAGACAGATGTGGCGATAAATCCTCCTACCATCCGGAAATCCT ACTGCAGTGACACAATATCTCAAGTCAGTGCCATGAAAATTCTGAAGCGCTTTGGGTCCACCTCTGGCCTGTGGACCAAGGATCCGGTGGGGAATTCAGAGAAGGTCTACATATTTGACGGAGTCGGTAATGACACAGTGTTTGTGTTCTCTCGGATGAAAGAATTCACACTGTCCTCCTCTTCCCGCAAGGCAGCTAAAATCAAACTCCCTTTCCCCTGGATCGGTACCGGACATGTGGTTTACCAGGGCAACCTCTACTACATACGACATGAGCAAGACAATGAATTCCAGGTCATCAAGTTCAACTTGGCCAACAAGACAGTGGTTGACAGTGCCGTGCTACCAATAGAAGAACAAGTGCCAGTATATGGTCTTTCCCAGTTTAGCTACATAGATATAGTAGCGGATGAAGAAGGACTATGGGCCATCTATGCCACCAAGGAGAATGAGAAGAACATCTGCTTAGCCAAGATAGATCCAAGTAACCTTGGCATTGAGCAGATGTGGGATACTCCTTGCCCCATAGAAAATGCAGAGAGTGCTTTTGTGGTCTGCGGTGCCCTCTACGTAGTGTACAATACCAAGCTCCCTAGCCGGTCTCGCATCCAATGTGTGTTTGACGTCAGTGGCACCATATCTAGTGAGAATGTCCCCATTATTTACTTCCCAAAGAGATACGGATCCCATTCCAGTATGAAGTATAATCCCAAGGAGAAGCAGATCTATGCTTGGGATGACGGTTACCAAATCATATACAAACTGACCATGAAATCCAAAGAAGATCTGGATTAG